Proteins encoded in a region of the Acipenser ruthenus chromosome 11, fAciRut3.2 maternal haplotype, whole genome shotgun sequence genome:
- the LOC117426636 gene encoding cordon-bleu protein-like 1 isoform X5, producing MGCVSKNACLLTLAFLRKRSLLQRRTTKGKAPPPPSTAKHFDGSSVSQSVESPNIVMDQKENFIDQDITLTVVLPGGVEKSTTVHGSKPMMDLLVVLCGKYRLNPSSHTIELLSTNRNQIKFKPNALIGELEAEKVILKPKGMNEKKKPAPVVPEATVRLVINYKKTQKTILRVSPQVPLQHLIPAVSEKCEFDPKRIVLLKEERSREALDLTKSLNDLGLRELYALDTGGISSGLHSFSAHQDQTSSEILKEKENKGFFNIFRRSKKKNEQAASAPASPTLIQKPGMRTSQSVRAHTYSSSTLPSDMPKKRRAPLPPMIVSQSMPQDLSNVQMNTQPASRPEREKDFTGISRQASSESSLRSTKRKAPPPPAPPCKMAQEQPLQETHNKAGVFSQHCLEEINEKEEATVSNTEDSGTTMHAQQGVHSPYMSSDLPSDTREIEPTSPADSADRQNSPTTSESCEREKRNSMTTDEVGSVTCKSEETCTVTASKEPVKEQQVTASCIAVPADESSKECDTEKTNDFEKIQDPKTNSAVTKSVKMIDSAIQASAEMDSEDPAHEETKEEVQGQSIVKTHFITSEKKVHASNVTDINLTTQEGWTQDMSIKKLHPTENECIPQTYEKTAECQTKSPVVYKRDSEPKPKPSNEAKRDYIPKIGMTTYKIVPQKSLEKLKFYEVEVTLEVQDKTRNLETLTPLTDSKAEVPQNSDVQSASDSNETRSHNTDGTVQPNEMAAKNDYVVINNEDAISVHNAAQVNVKEAAGTSNDGQPLSPPETHYQPPPLSGVKEKKTPPATKPKPGSFRLPQQKRTSGYYVISAASKHGIGCTSPGPNETPQSPAKEEDTTPDKTVETVDETSFPPPPPIDLSEISLEKVEGGAAAVVSRPLSYPNKGSAGLSFLKYRSFAAPKPYPSTSPSPFALAVSSAVKRSQFSRGSSLKAHTSQELPSASFLQSYATKEVKEPSKVLKESSITICNSVQGNDCREKQEENQVKLQVLAQSCTSLGNGIPAPVSDPEEIRNTLLDAILSGDGAAKLKKVPAALNTISVNGGSIPTQPCSSLTE from the exons ATGGGATGTGTAAGTAAGAATGCTTGCTTGCTTACTTTAGCTTTCTTAAGGAAAAGAAGTCTGCTGCAGAG AAGAACAACTAAAGGGAAGGCTCCACCTCCTCCATCCACAGCAAAGCACTTTGATGGTTCTTCAGTTTCTCAGAGTGTGGAATCTCCAAACATAGTCATGGATCAGAAGGAGAACTTCATTGATCAGGACATCACTCTCACAGTGGTGCTTCCAGGAGGTGTGGAGAAGTCTACTACTGTACATGGAAG caagccTATGATGGACTTGTTGGTTGTACTGTGTGGGAAGTATCGTCTAAACCCATCCAGCCATACCATAGAACTCCTCTCAACTAACAGAAACCAAATCAAGTTTAAACCAAATGCATTGATAGGAGAACTGGAAGCAGAAAAAGTGATATTGAAGCCAAAAGGCATGAACGAGAAGAAGAAGCCTGCCCCTGTAGTGCCTGAG GCAACGGTCCGGCTGGTAATAAACTACAAAAAGACTCAAAAAACCATTTTAAGAGTTAGTCCACAAGTACCTCTTCAGCATCTGATCCCTGCAGTTAGTGAAAAATGTGAATTTGATCCAAAGCGCATTGTATTGCTTAAAGAGGAGCGGTCCCGGGAGGCTCTGGACTTGACAAAATCCCTCAATGATCTGGGCTTAAGGGAACTATATGCACTGGACACTGGAG GCATTTCTTCAGGTTTGCACAGCTTTTCTGCCCATCAAG ACCAAACAAGCAGTGAGATTCTTAaggagaaagaaaacaaaggatTCTTCAATATATTTAGAAgaagcaagaaaaaaaatgaacag gcTGCCAGTGCTCCAGCGTCACCGACTTTGATTCAGAAACCAGGTATGCGGACATCGCAAAGTGTCCGTGCTCATACATACAGCTCCAGCACACTGCCTTCAGACATGCCGAAGAAGAGGCGAGCACCCCTGCCTCCAATGATTGTTTCGCAGAGCATGCCGCAGGACCTGAGCAACGTGCAGATGAACACACAGCCTGCATCTCGACCAGAAAGGGAGAAG GATTTTACTGGAATAAGCAGACAAGCATCCTCAGAATCCTCTCTGAGGAGTACCAAACGGAAAGCACCTCCTCCTCCAGCGCCACCCTGCAAAATGGCACAAGAGCAGCCCCTGCAGGAGACACATAATAAAG CTGGAGTTTTCTCACAACACTGCCTTGAGGAAATAAATGAAAAGGAAGAAGCAACTGTATCAAACACGGAGGATTCAGGAACCACTATGCATGCACAACAGGGAGTGCATAGCCCCTATATGTCTTCTGATTTACCATCAGACACTCGGGAAATTGAACCTACTTCACCAGCTGATAGTGCAGACCGGCAGAACTCCCCGACTACATCTGAAAGCtgtgagagagagaagaggaacAGCATGACCACAGATG AAGTGGGATCTGTGACATGCAAGAGTGAGGAGACATGCACTGTGACTGCAAGCAAGGAACCAGTAAAAGAGCAACAGGTTACAGCAAGTTGCATAGCCGTACCAGCAGATGAAAGCAGTAAAGAATGTGACACTGAAAAAACAAACGACTTTGAAAAGATTCAGGACCCTAAAACTAATTCTGCTGTTacaaaatctgtgaaaatgataGATTCAGCCATTCAGGCATCAGCTGAAATGGACAGTGAAGACCCAGCACATGAGGAGACCAAGGAAGAGGTGCAGGGCCAAagtattgttaaaacacattttataacttcagaaaaaaaagtacatgCATCTAATGTAACTGATATCAATTTGACTACACAAGAGGGGTGGACACAGGATATGTCAATTAAGAAATTACATCCAACAGAGAATGAATGTATACCTCAAACCTATGAAAAGACTGCTGAGTGCCAAACAAAAAGCCCTGTGGTCTACAAGAGAGACTCTGAGCCTAAACCAAAGCCTTCTAATGAAGCGAAAAGAGACTACATACCAAAGATTGGAATGACTACTTACAAAATCGTGCCTCAAAAGTCCTTGGAGAAGCTAAAGTTCTATGAGGTTGAAGTGACACTGGAGGTCCAAGACAAGACTCGGAATCTAGAAACATTGACTCCGTTAACCGACTCCAAGGCCGAGGTTCCACAGAACTCAGATGTACAGAGTGCCTCTGATTCAAATGAGACTCGGAGTCATAATACTGATGGGACTGTTCAACCTAATGAGATGGCTGCCAAAAATGACTATGTTGTAATTAATAATGAAGATGCAATATCGGTTCATAACGCAGCCCAAGTAAACGTTAAAGAAGCTGCAGGAACTTCAAATGATGGCCAACCTTTATCTCCACCTGAGACTCATTACCAGCCACCACCTCTGTCAGGagtgaaagaaaagaaaactccACCTGCTACTAAACCAAAACCTGGGTCTTTCCGCTTGCCACAGCAAAAACGAACATCTGGGTATTATGTAATTTCAGCAGCTAGTAAACATGGCATAGGATGTACCAGCCCTGGCCCTAATGAGACACCCCAAAGCCCTGCAAAAGAGGAGGACACCACACCTGACAAGACTGTTGAAACTGTAGACGAAACCAGTTTTCCTCCCCCGCCACCAATTGATTTGTCTGAAATATCACTAGAAAAAGTTGAAGGAGGAGCAGCTGCTGTGGTTTCAAGGCCCCTAAGTTATCCAAATAAAGGGTCGGCAGGATTAAGTTTCCTTAAATATAGAAGTTTTGCTGCTCCTAAACCGTATCCCTCTACCTCTCCATCTCCCTTTGCTCTTGCTGTGTCTTCAGCGGTCAAGCGCTCTCAGTTTAGTAGAGGATCATCTTTAAAGGCTCACACTTCTCAAGAATTGCCAAGTGCATCTTTTCTTCAAAGTTATGCAACTAAAGAGGTGAAAGAACCATCAAAAGTCTTAAAAGAATCATCTATTACTATTTGCAATTCCGTACag ggAAATGACTGTCgagaaaaacaagaagaaaatcaGGTGAAGCTGCAGGTCCTAGCCCAGTCGTGCACTTCACTTGGTAATGGGATTCCTGCCCCGGTATCTGATCCTGAGGAGATCCGCAACACCCTCCTAGATGCTATTCTGTCTGGAGATGGGGCTGCCAAATTGAAAAAA GTTCCTGCTGCATTGAATACTATATCTGTTAATGGAGGATCCATACCAACTCAACCTTGTTCTTCACTGACAGAGTAG
- the LOC117426636 gene encoding cordon-bleu protein-like 1 isoform X1, with protein sequence MGCVSKNACLLTLAFLRKRSLLQRRTTKGKAPPPPSTAKHFDGSSVSQSVESPNIVMDQKENFIDQDITLTVVLPGGVEKSTTVHGSKPMMDLLVVLCGKYRLNPSSHTIELLSTNRNQIKFKPNALIGELEAEKVILKPKGMNEKKKPAPVVPEATVRLVINYKKTQKTILRVSPQVPLQHLIPAVSEKCEFDPKRIVLLKEERSREALDLTKSLNDLGLRELYALDTGGISSGLHSFSAHQDQTSSEILKEKENKGFFNIFRRSKKKNEQAASAPASPTLIQKPGMRTSQSVRAHTYSSSTLPSDMPKKRRAPLPPMIVSQSMPQDLSNVQMNTQPASRPEREKDFTGISRQASSESSLRSTKRKAPPPPAPPCKMAQEQPLQETHNKAGVFSQHCLEEINEKEEATVSNTEDSGTTMHAQQGVHSPYMSSDLPSDTREIEPTSPADSADRQNSPTTSESCEREKRNSMTTDGKQASVIVNSQARDRSVEEINRHSVTPSLQNNEVGSVTCKSEETCTVTASKEPVKEQQVTASCIAVPADESSKECDTEKTNDFEKIQDPKTNSAVTKSVKMIDSAIQASAEMDSEDPAHEETKEEVQGQSIVKTHFITSEKKVHASNVTDINLTTQEGWTQDMSIKKLHPTENECIPQTYEKTAECQTKSPVVYKRDSEPKPKPSNEAKRDYIPKIGMTTYKIVPQKSLEKLKFYEVEVTLEVQDKTRNLETLTPLTDSKAEVPQNSDVQSASDSNETRSHNTDGTVQPNEMAAKNDYVVINNEDAISVHNAAQVNVKEAAGTSNDGQPLSPPETHYQPPPLSGVKEKKTPPATKPKPGSFRLPQQKRTSGYYVISAASKHGIGCTSPGPNETPQSPAKEEDTTPDKTVETVDETSFPPPPPIDLSEISLEKVEGGAAAVVSRPLSYPNKGSAGLSFLKYRSFAAPKPYPSTSPSPFALAVSSAVKRSQFSRGSSLKAHTSQELPSASFLQSYATKEVKEPSKVLKESSITICNSVQGNDCREKQEENQVKLQVLAQSCTSLGNGIPAPVSDPEEIRNTLLDAILSGDGAAKLKKVPAALNTISVNGGSIPTQPCSSLTE encoded by the exons ATGGGATGTGTAAGTAAGAATGCTTGCTTGCTTACTTTAGCTTTCTTAAGGAAAAGAAGTCTGCTGCAGAG AAGAACAACTAAAGGGAAGGCTCCACCTCCTCCATCCACAGCAAAGCACTTTGATGGTTCTTCAGTTTCTCAGAGTGTGGAATCTCCAAACATAGTCATGGATCAGAAGGAGAACTTCATTGATCAGGACATCACTCTCACAGTGGTGCTTCCAGGAGGTGTGGAGAAGTCTACTACTGTACATGGAAG caagccTATGATGGACTTGTTGGTTGTACTGTGTGGGAAGTATCGTCTAAACCCATCCAGCCATACCATAGAACTCCTCTCAACTAACAGAAACCAAATCAAGTTTAAACCAAATGCATTGATAGGAGAACTGGAAGCAGAAAAAGTGATATTGAAGCCAAAAGGCATGAACGAGAAGAAGAAGCCTGCCCCTGTAGTGCCTGAG GCAACGGTCCGGCTGGTAATAAACTACAAAAAGACTCAAAAAACCATTTTAAGAGTTAGTCCACAAGTACCTCTTCAGCATCTGATCCCTGCAGTTAGTGAAAAATGTGAATTTGATCCAAAGCGCATTGTATTGCTTAAAGAGGAGCGGTCCCGGGAGGCTCTGGACTTGACAAAATCCCTCAATGATCTGGGCTTAAGGGAACTATATGCACTGGACACTGGAG GCATTTCTTCAGGTTTGCACAGCTTTTCTGCCCATCAAG ACCAAACAAGCAGTGAGATTCTTAaggagaaagaaaacaaaggatTCTTCAATATATTTAGAAgaagcaagaaaaaaaatgaacag gcTGCCAGTGCTCCAGCGTCACCGACTTTGATTCAGAAACCAGGTATGCGGACATCGCAAAGTGTCCGTGCTCATACATACAGCTCCAGCACACTGCCTTCAGACATGCCGAAGAAGAGGCGAGCACCCCTGCCTCCAATGATTGTTTCGCAGAGCATGCCGCAGGACCTGAGCAACGTGCAGATGAACACACAGCCTGCATCTCGACCAGAAAGGGAGAAG GATTTTACTGGAATAAGCAGACAAGCATCCTCAGAATCCTCTCTGAGGAGTACCAAACGGAAAGCACCTCCTCCTCCAGCGCCACCCTGCAAAATGGCACAAGAGCAGCCCCTGCAGGAGACACATAATAAAG CTGGAGTTTTCTCACAACACTGCCTTGAGGAAATAAATGAAAAGGAAGAAGCAACTGTATCAAACACGGAGGATTCAGGAACCACTATGCATGCACAACAGGGAGTGCATAGCCCCTATATGTCTTCTGATTTACCATCAGACACTCGGGAAATTGAACCTACTTCACCAGCTGATAGTGCAGACCGGCAGAACTCCCCGACTACATCTGAAAGCtgtgagagagagaagaggaacAGCATGACCACAGATGGCAA ACAAGCCAGTGTCATTGTAAACAGCCAAGCGCGTGACCGTAGTGTTGAGGAAATTAATAGGCATTCTGTAACTCCCAGCTTGCAAAACAATG AAGTGGGATCTGTGACATGCAAGAGTGAGGAGACATGCACTGTGACTGCAAGCAAGGAACCAGTAAAAGAGCAACAGGTTACAGCAAGTTGCATAGCCGTACCAGCAGATGAAAGCAGTAAAGAATGTGACACTGAAAAAACAAACGACTTTGAAAAGATTCAGGACCCTAAAACTAATTCTGCTGTTacaaaatctgtgaaaatgataGATTCAGCCATTCAGGCATCAGCTGAAATGGACAGTGAAGACCCAGCACATGAGGAGACCAAGGAAGAGGTGCAGGGCCAAagtattgttaaaacacattttataacttcagaaaaaaaagtacatgCATCTAATGTAACTGATATCAATTTGACTACACAAGAGGGGTGGACACAGGATATGTCAATTAAGAAATTACATCCAACAGAGAATGAATGTATACCTCAAACCTATGAAAAGACTGCTGAGTGCCAAACAAAAAGCCCTGTGGTCTACAAGAGAGACTCTGAGCCTAAACCAAAGCCTTCTAATGAAGCGAAAAGAGACTACATACCAAAGATTGGAATGACTACTTACAAAATCGTGCCTCAAAAGTCCTTGGAGAAGCTAAAGTTCTATGAGGTTGAAGTGACACTGGAGGTCCAAGACAAGACTCGGAATCTAGAAACATTGACTCCGTTAACCGACTCCAAGGCCGAGGTTCCACAGAACTCAGATGTACAGAGTGCCTCTGATTCAAATGAGACTCGGAGTCATAATACTGATGGGACTGTTCAACCTAATGAGATGGCTGCCAAAAATGACTATGTTGTAATTAATAATGAAGATGCAATATCGGTTCATAACGCAGCCCAAGTAAACGTTAAAGAAGCTGCAGGAACTTCAAATGATGGCCAACCTTTATCTCCACCTGAGACTCATTACCAGCCACCACCTCTGTCAGGagtgaaagaaaagaaaactccACCTGCTACTAAACCAAAACCTGGGTCTTTCCGCTTGCCACAGCAAAAACGAACATCTGGGTATTATGTAATTTCAGCAGCTAGTAAACATGGCATAGGATGTACCAGCCCTGGCCCTAATGAGACACCCCAAAGCCCTGCAAAAGAGGAGGACACCACACCTGACAAGACTGTTGAAACTGTAGACGAAACCAGTTTTCCTCCCCCGCCACCAATTGATTTGTCTGAAATATCACTAGAAAAAGTTGAAGGAGGAGCAGCTGCTGTGGTTTCAAGGCCCCTAAGTTATCCAAATAAAGGGTCGGCAGGATTAAGTTTCCTTAAATATAGAAGTTTTGCTGCTCCTAAACCGTATCCCTCTACCTCTCCATCTCCCTTTGCTCTTGCTGTGTCTTCAGCGGTCAAGCGCTCTCAGTTTAGTAGAGGATCATCTTTAAAGGCTCACACTTCTCAAGAATTGCCAAGTGCATCTTTTCTTCAAAGTTATGCAACTAAAGAGGTGAAAGAACCATCAAAAGTCTTAAAAGAATCATCTATTACTATTTGCAATTCCGTACag ggAAATGACTGTCgagaaaaacaagaagaaaatcaGGTGAAGCTGCAGGTCCTAGCCCAGTCGTGCACTTCACTTGGTAATGGGATTCCTGCCCCGGTATCTGATCCTGAGGAGATCCGCAACACCCTCCTAGATGCTATTCTGTCTGGAGATGGGGCTGCCAAATTGAAAAAA GTTCCTGCTGCATTGAATACTATATCTGTTAATGGAGGATCCATACCAACTCAACCTTGTTCTTCACTGACAGAGTAG
- the LOC117426636 gene encoding cordon-bleu protein-like 1 isoform X2: MGCVSKNACLLTLAFLRKRSLLQRTTKGKAPPPPSTAKHFDGSSVSQSVESPNIVMDQKENFIDQDITLTVVLPGGVEKSTTVHGSKPMMDLLVVLCGKYRLNPSSHTIELLSTNRNQIKFKPNALIGELEAEKVILKPKGMNEKKKPAPVVPEATVRLVINYKKTQKTILRVSPQVPLQHLIPAVSEKCEFDPKRIVLLKEERSREALDLTKSLNDLGLRELYALDTGGISSGLHSFSAHQDQTSSEILKEKENKGFFNIFRRSKKKNEQAASAPASPTLIQKPGMRTSQSVRAHTYSSSTLPSDMPKKRRAPLPPMIVSQSMPQDLSNVQMNTQPASRPEREKDFTGISRQASSESSLRSTKRKAPPPPAPPCKMAQEQPLQETHNKAGVFSQHCLEEINEKEEATVSNTEDSGTTMHAQQGVHSPYMSSDLPSDTREIEPTSPADSADRQNSPTTSESCEREKRNSMTTDGKQASVIVNSQARDRSVEEINRHSVTPSLQNNEVGSVTCKSEETCTVTASKEPVKEQQVTASCIAVPADESSKECDTEKTNDFEKIQDPKTNSAVTKSVKMIDSAIQASAEMDSEDPAHEETKEEVQGQSIVKTHFITSEKKVHASNVTDINLTTQEGWTQDMSIKKLHPTENECIPQTYEKTAECQTKSPVVYKRDSEPKPKPSNEAKRDYIPKIGMTTYKIVPQKSLEKLKFYEVEVTLEVQDKTRNLETLTPLTDSKAEVPQNSDVQSASDSNETRSHNTDGTVQPNEMAAKNDYVVINNEDAISVHNAAQVNVKEAAGTSNDGQPLSPPETHYQPPPLSGVKEKKTPPATKPKPGSFRLPQQKRTSGYYVISAASKHGIGCTSPGPNETPQSPAKEEDTTPDKTVETVDETSFPPPPPIDLSEISLEKVEGGAAAVVSRPLSYPNKGSAGLSFLKYRSFAAPKPYPSTSPSPFALAVSSAVKRSQFSRGSSLKAHTSQELPSASFLQSYATKEVKEPSKVLKESSITICNSVQGNDCREKQEENQVKLQVLAQSCTSLGNGIPAPVSDPEEIRNTLLDAILSGDGAAKLKKVPAALNTISVNGGSIPTQPCSSLTE, translated from the exons ATGGGATGTGTAAGTAAGAATGCTTGCTTGCTTACTTTAGCTTTCTTAAGGAAAAGAAGTCTGCTGCAGAG AACAACTAAAGGGAAGGCTCCACCTCCTCCATCCACAGCAAAGCACTTTGATGGTTCTTCAGTTTCTCAGAGTGTGGAATCTCCAAACATAGTCATGGATCAGAAGGAGAACTTCATTGATCAGGACATCACTCTCACAGTGGTGCTTCCAGGAGGTGTGGAGAAGTCTACTACTGTACATGGAAG caagccTATGATGGACTTGTTGGTTGTACTGTGTGGGAAGTATCGTCTAAACCCATCCAGCCATACCATAGAACTCCTCTCAACTAACAGAAACCAAATCAAGTTTAAACCAAATGCATTGATAGGAGAACTGGAAGCAGAAAAAGTGATATTGAAGCCAAAAGGCATGAACGAGAAGAAGAAGCCTGCCCCTGTAGTGCCTGAG GCAACGGTCCGGCTGGTAATAAACTACAAAAAGACTCAAAAAACCATTTTAAGAGTTAGTCCACAAGTACCTCTTCAGCATCTGATCCCTGCAGTTAGTGAAAAATGTGAATTTGATCCAAAGCGCATTGTATTGCTTAAAGAGGAGCGGTCCCGGGAGGCTCTGGACTTGACAAAATCCCTCAATGATCTGGGCTTAAGGGAACTATATGCACTGGACACTGGAG GCATTTCTTCAGGTTTGCACAGCTTTTCTGCCCATCAAG ACCAAACAAGCAGTGAGATTCTTAaggagaaagaaaacaaaggatTCTTCAATATATTTAGAAgaagcaagaaaaaaaatgaacag gcTGCCAGTGCTCCAGCGTCACCGACTTTGATTCAGAAACCAGGTATGCGGACATCGCAAAGTGTCCGTGCTCATACATACAGCTCCAGCACACTGCCTTCAGACATGCCGAAGAAGAGGCGAGCACCCCTGCCTCCAATGATTGTTTCGCAGAGCATGCCGCAGGACCTGAGCAACGTGCAGATGAACACACAGCCTGCATCTCGACCAGAAAGGGAGAAG GATTTTACTGGAATAAGCAGACAAGCATCCTCAGAATCCTCTCTGAGGAGTACCAAACGGAAAGCACCTCCTCCTCCAGCGCCACCCTGCAAAATGGCACAAGAGCAGCCCCTGCAGGAGACACATAATAAAG CTGGAGTTTTCTCACAACACTGCCTTGAGGAAATAAATGAAAAGGAAGAAGCAACTGTATCAAACACGGAGGATTCAGGAACCACTATGCATGCACAACAGGGAGTGCATAGCCCCTATATGTCTTCTGATTTACCATCAGACACTCGGGAAATTGAACCTACTTCACCAGCTGATAGTGCAGACCGGCAGAACTCCCCGACTACATCTGAAAGCtgtgagagagagaagaggaacAGCATGACCACAGATGGCAA ACAAGCCAGTGTCATTGTAAACAGCCAAGCGCGTGACCGTAGTGTTGAGGAAATTAATAGGCATTCTGTAACTCCCAGCTTGCAAAACAATG AAGTGGGATCTGTGACATGCAAGAGTGAGGAGACATGCACTGTGACTGCAAGCAAGGAACCAGTAAAAGAGCAACAGGTTACAGCAAGTTGCATAGCCGTACCAGCAGATGAAAGCAGTAAAGAATGTGACACTGAAAAAACAAACGACTTTGAAAAGATTCAGGACCCTAAAACTAATTCTGCTGTTacaaaatctgtgaaaatgataGATTCAGCCATTCAGGCATCAGCTGAAATGGACAGTGAAGACCCAGCACATGAGGAGACCAAGGAAGAGGTGCAGGGCCAAagtattgttaaaacacattttataacttcagaaaaaaaagtacatgCATCTAATGTAACTGATATCAATTTGACTACACAAGAGGGGTGGACACAGGATATGTCAATTAAGAAATTACATCCAACAGAGAATGAATGTATACCTCAAACCTATGAAAAGACTGCTGAGTGCCAAACAAAAAGCCCTGTGGTCTACAAGAGAGACTCTGAGCCTAAACCAAAGCCTTCTAATGAAGCGAAAAGAGACTACATACCAAAGATTGGAATGACTACTTACAAAATCGTGCCTCAAAAGTCCTTGGAGAAGCTAAAGTTCTATGAGGTTGAAGTGACACTGGAGGTCCAAGACAAGACTCGGAATCTAGAAACATTGACTCCGTTAACCGACTCCAAGGCCGAGGTTCCACAGAACTCAGATGTACAGAGTGCCTCTGATTCAAATGAGACTCGGAGTCATAATACTGATGGGACTGTTCAACCTAATGAGATGGCTGCCAAAAATGACTATGTTGTAATTAATAATGAAGATGCAATATCGGTTCATAACGCAGCCCAAGTAAACGTTAAAGAAGCTGCAGGAACTTCAAATGATGGCCAACCTTTATCTCCACCTGAGACTCATTACCAGCCACCACCTCTGTCAGGagtgaaagaaaagaaaactccACCTGCTACTAAACCAAAACCTGGGTCTTTCCGCTTGCCACAGCAAAAACGAACATCTGGGTATTATGTAATTTCAGCAGCTAGTAAACATGGCATAGGATGTACCAGCCCTGGCCCTAATGAGACACCCCAAAGCCCTGCAAAAGAGGAGGACACCACACCTGACAAGACTGTTGAAACTGTAGACGAAACCAGTTTTCCTCCCCCGCCACCAATTGATTTGTCTGAAATATCACTAGAAAAAGTTGAAGGAGGAGCAGCTGCTGTGGTTTCAAGGCCCCTAAGTTATCCAAATAAAGGGTCGGCAGGATTAAGTTTCCTTAAATATAGAAGTTTTGCTGCTCCTAAACCGTATCCCTCTACCTCTCCATCTCCCTTTGCTCTTGCTGTGTCTTCAGCGGTCAAGCGCTCTCAGTTTAGTAGAGGATCATCTTTAAAGGCTCACACTTCTCAAGAATTGCCAAGTGCATCTTTTCTTCAAAGTTATGCAACTAAAGAGGTGAAAGAACCATCAAAAGTCTTAAAAGAATCATCTATTACTATTTGCAATTCCGTACag ggAAATGACTGTCgagaaaaacaagaagaaaatcaGGTGAAGCTGCAGGTCCTAGCCCAGTCGTGCACTTCACTTGGTAATGGGATTCCTGCCCCGGTATCTGATCCTGAGGAGATCCGCAACACCCTCCTAGATGCTATTCTGTCTGGAGATGGGGCTGCCAAATTGAAAAAA GTTCCTGCTGCATTGAATACTATATCTGTTAATGGAGGATCCATACCAACTCAACCTTGTTCTTCACTGACAGAGTAG